The following coding sequences are from one Sesamum indicum cultivar Zhongzhi No. 13 linkage group LG11, S_indicum_v1.0, whole genome shotgun sequence window:
- the LOC105173358 gene encoding tubulin-folding cofactor D isoform X1, which yields MEEKMEMQESSSLLSTLHEGEEDDEHDSKERVLQRYFLQEWKLVKSLLDGIVSVRRVSDLSAVHKIRSIMDKYQEQGQLIEPYLESIVSPLMDIVRSRTMELGATSDEILEVIKPISIIIYSLVTVCGYKSVIKFFPHQVSDLELAVSLLEKCHNTNAATSLRQESTGEMETKCIILLWLSILVLIPFDISSVDTSIANSNCAGRDEPPPLVVRVLEFCKDYLSNAGPMRTISGLLLSRLLTRPDMSKAFTSFIDWTHKILTSAEDSVIDHFRLLGAVEALAAIFKSGSTSVLLNVVPVLWNDASILIKSRTAARSSLLRKYLVKLTQRIGLTCLPHRSATWRYRGRSKTLESLHVTRDCNQLNDSVSINSCGDSQETSCLEEEDMDVPDIIEDIIELLLSGLRDTDTVVRWSAAKGIGRITSRLTYSLSDEVLSSVLELFSPGEGDGSWHGGCLALAELARRGLLLPISFPKVVPFIIKALHYDIRRGPHSVGSHVRDAAAYVCWAFGRAYYYGDMKNVLEQLAPHLLTVACYDREVNCRRAAAAAFQENVGRQGNFPHGIDIINTADYFALSSRANSYLHVAVSIAQYDGYIYQFVDELLNSKICHWDKGLRELAATALSSLVKFEPEFFANEVLEKLVPCTLSSDLCMRHGATLAIGEVVLALHRHNYVISTDKQKIAAGVVPAIEKARLYRGKGGEIMRSAVSRFIECISQAQVSLTEKIKRSFLDTLNENLKHPNCHIQNAAVEALRHYVPAYLLSTENKGVTDIVSRYLEQLTDPNVAARRGSALALGVMPFEFLAKGWKSVLTKLCSSCQIEDNPEDRDAEARKNAVKGLVSVCETLTEAGESSAFLCGEDGYALFLFIRTEVMSSLFKALDDYSTDNRGDVGSWVREAAMDGLERCTYILCKRYSINQEPGSDLELKRSDSSNSDQISSYFDADLANNLVGGIVKQAVEKMDKIRESAARILQRILHNKATFVPHIPHREILEQIVPDEVDLKWGEPTFSYPLFVQLLQVTCYSKYVVSGLVISIGGLQDSLRKASLNALLDYLQSTVTEGHSDSRVFRLSMDILWVLQKYRRCDRVIIPTLKTIEILFSRKILLNMEVQTPVFCAGVLDSLSTELRGTKDFSKLYSGIAILGYIASISDPVNQRAFSHLLTFLGHRYPKIRKSAAEQVYLVLLENGDLIDEDKLNEATEIITETCWEADIEEAKKRRLQLCEMANLGTAQIVKATEKESKKVVEKRLESADENASYSSLVGSAGF from the exons ATGGAGGAGAAGATGGAAATGCAGGAATCATCGTCATTGCTATCGACATTGCACGAAGGAGAAGAAGACGACGAGCACGATTCCAAGGAGAGGGTTTTGCAGCGGTACTTCCTACAGGAATGGAAGCTTGTGAAATCCCTGCTCGATGGCATCGTTTCCGTTCGCCGCGTCTCCGATCTCTCCGCCGTCCACAAGATCCGGTCCATT ATGGACAAGTATCAGGAGCAAGGTCAACTGATAGAGCCTTATCTCGAGAGTATAGTTTCTCCACTGATGGATATTGTCCGCTCGAGAACCATGGAGTTAGGGGCAACCTCTGATGAAATTCTGGAAGTGATCAAGCCTATATCCATCATCATTTATTCCCTGGTTACAGTTTGTGGATACAAATCTGTCATCAAGTTCTTCCCCCATCAGGTTTCTGATTTAGAACTTGCAGTATCTCTTTTGGAGAAATGCCATAACACGAATGCTGCAACATCATTGAGGCAAGAGAGTACTGGAGAGATGGAAACAAAATGCATCATACTTCTTTGGCTTTCTATTCTAGTATTGATTCCTTTTGATATATCCTCTGTGGATACTAGTATAGCCAATAGCAACTGTGCTGGGAGAGATGAGCCTCCTCCATTGGTGGTGAGAGTTTTAGAATTCTGTAAGGACTATTTATCAAATGCAGGTCCTATGCGTACCATATCTGGATTGCTGCTATCAAGACTCTTAACACGCCCGGATATGTCGAAGGCATTTACCAG CTTTATCGACTGGACGCATAAAATTCTCACTTCTGCTGAGGACAGTGTTATAGATCACTTCCGATTGTTAGGTGCAGTTGAAGCTCTGGCTGCCATTTTTAAG TCTGGTAGCACTTCTGTTCTGCTGAATGTGGTCCCAGTTCTATGGAATGACGCATCAATTTTGATAAAGTCTCGTACTGCTGCTCGAAGTTCTTTACTTCGCAAGTACCTTGTGAAGCTAACCCAGCGGATTGGGCTTACTTGCCTACCTCATCGTTCGGCAACATGGCGCTACAGG GGTAGAAGTAAAACTCTTGAATCTTTACATGTGACAAGAGATTGTAACCAATTAAATGACTCGGTGAGCATAAACTCCTGTGGTGACTCTCAAGAGACAAGCTGCCTTGAAGAGGAAGATATGGATGTTCCAGATATCATAGAAGATATTATAGAACTTCTGCTGTCAGGATTGAGAGATACG GACACTGTTGTGCGATGGTCTGCTGCAAAAGGTATTGGCCGCATTACCTCACGTCTAACTTATTCTCTTTCAGATGAAGTCCTGTCATCTGTATTGGAGCTCTTTTCTCCTGGTGAG GGAGATGGCTCATGGCATGGTGGGTGCTTGGCATTGGCCGAATTGGCACGCCGAGGATTGCTCCTACCAATCAGTTTTCCTAAAGTTGTTCCTTTTATCATAAAG GCTTTACACTATGATATTCGAAGAGGACCTCATAGTGTTGGATCTCACGTACGTGATGCTGCTGCTTACGTTTGCTGGGCTTTCGGTCGTGCATATTACTACGGAGACATGAAAAATGTGCTGGAACAGCTGGCACCACATCTTCTGACAGTGGCCTGCTACGACCGTGAG GTTAACTGCAGAAGAGCAGCAGCTGCTGCTTTCCAGGAGAATGTTGGGAGACAAGGAAATTTTCCCCATGGcattgatataataaatacagcTGATTATTTTGCACTGTCCTCTCGAGCAAACTCATATCTTCATGTTGCTGTTTCAATTGCTCAGTACGACGGCTACATTTATCAATTTGTGGATGAACTTTTAAATAGTAAGATCTGCCATTGG GACAAGGGTTTGAGGGAACTTGCTGCCACTGCTCTCTCTTCTCTTGTAAAATTTGAGCCtgaattttttgctaatgAAGTTTTGGAGAAATTAGTTCCTTGCACTCTATCATCTGATTTGTGCATGCGGCATGGTGCAACCTTGGCAATTGGGGAAGTGGTTTTGGCTCTACATAGGCACAACTATGTTATTTCCACAG ATAAGCAGAAAATCGCTGCTGGTGTAGTTCCTGCCATTGAGAAAGCACGGCTTTATCGCGGTAAAGGAGGAGAAATAATGCGTTCTGCTGTTTCTCGCTTCATTGAATGCATTTCACAAGCTCAAGTATCTCTGACTGAGAAGATAAAACGAAGTTTTCTTGACACCCTCAATGAGAATCTGAAACATCCCAATTGCCACATACAG AATGCCGCTGTTGAAGCCCTTAGGCACTATGTTCCTGCTTACCTTTTATCCACGGAAAACAAGGGAGTCACTGATATTGTATCAAGATACCTTGAACAGTTGACCGATCCAAATGTGGCTGCCAGACGAGGATCAGCTCTCGCACTAGGTGTTATGCCCTTCGAGTTTCTGGCTAAAGGGTGGAAATCTGTATTAACTAAACTCTGTAGTTCATGTCAAATTGAG GATAATCCCGAAGATAGGGATGCCGAAGCACGTAAGAATGCTGTCAAAGGACTAGTATCTGTTTGTGAAACTTTAACTGAGGCAGGAGAATCTTCTGCTTTCTTGTGTGGAGAAGATGGTTATGCTCTGTTTCTTTTCATCAGGACTGAAGTGATGTCCAGTCTTTTTAAAGCTCTGGATGATTACTCCACTGATAACAGGGGTGATGTAGGTTCTTGGGTTCGTGAAGCTGCAATGGATGGCCTTGAGAGATGTACATATATTCTGTGCAAGAGATATTCCATAAATCAAGAGCCAGGATCTGATTTAGAACTCAAAAGAAGTGATAGCTCCAATAGTGATCAGATCAGTTCATATTTTGATGCAGATTTAGCAAATAATTTAGTTGGAGGCATTGTCAAGCAAGCTGTGGAGAAGATGGATAAAATAAGGGAATCAGCAGCAAGGATTCTCCAGAGAATCCTGCATAATAAAGCGACTTTTGTACCACATATCCCGCACAGGGAAATTCTTGAACAAATAGTTCCAGATGAGGTTGATCTCAAGTGGGGG GAGCCAACATTCTCATATCCTCTTTTTGTTCAGCTTCTTCAAGTTACTTGTTATAGTAAATATGTTGTGTCTGGACTGGTTATCTCTATTGGCGGGCTACAAGATTCTTTAAGAAAGGCATCACTAAATGCTTTGTTAGACTATCTTCAGAGCACAGTGACTGAAGGACACAGTGACTCTCGAGTGTTCCGTCTATCAATGGACATTCTATGGGTTCTTCAAAAATATAGAAGATGCGACAGAGTCATCATACCCACTCTGAAG ACTATCGAGATTCTTTTTAGCCGAAAGATATTGTTGAACATGGAG GTTCAAACTCCCGTTTTTTGTGCTGGTGTTTTGGATTCTCTCTCTACAGAGTTGAGAGGAACAAAGGACTTCTCAAAGTTATATTCTGGAATTGCAATACTTGGATATATTGCTTCAATTTCAGACCCTGTCAACCAAAGGGCATTCTCTCACCTCCTGACTTTTCTGGGCCACCGGTATCCCAAG ATCCGGAAGTCAGCTGCTGAACAAGTGTACCTTGTCCTTCTAGAAAATGGAGATCTAATAGACGAGGACAAGCTAAACGAAGCCACAGAAATCATCACAGAAACCTGCTGGGAAGCAGACATTGAAGAGGCAAAGAAAAGAAGGTTACAGCTCTGTGAAATGGCCAATCTTGGAACTGCGCAAATAGTAAAAGCTACTGAGAAAGAATCCAAAAAGGTCGTTGAAAAGCGGCTGGAATCTGCCGATGAAAACGCATCATACTCATCATTAGTGGGGTCAGCTGGATTCTAG
- the LOC105173358 gene encoding tubulin-folding cofactor D isoform X2 — protein sequence MEEKMEMQESSSLLSTLHEGEEDDEHDSKERVLQRYFLQEWKLVKSLLDGIVSVRRVSDLSAVHKIRSIMDKYQEQGQLIEPYLESIVSPLMDIVRSRTMELGATSDEILEVIKPISIIIYSLVTVCGYKSVIKFFPHQVSDLELAVSLLEKCHNTNAATSLRQESTGEMETKCIILLWLSILVLIPFDISSVDTSIANSNCAGRDEPPPLVVRVLEFCKDYLSNAGPMRTISGLLLSRLLTRPDMSKAFTSFIDWTHKILTSAEDSVIDHFRLLGAVEALAAIFKSGSTSVLLNVVPVLWNDASILIKSRTAARSSLLRKYLVKLTQRIGLTCLPHRSATWRYRGRSKTLESLHVTRDCNQLNDSVSINSCGDSQETSCLEEEDMDVPDIIEDIIELLLSGLRDTDTVVRWSAAKGIGRITSRLTYSLSDEVLSSVLELFSPGEGDGSWHGGCLALAELARRGLLLPISFPKVVPFIIKALHYDIRRGPHSVGSHVRDAAAYVCWAFGRAYYYGDMKNVLEQLAPHLLTVACYDREVNCRRAAAAAFQENVGRQGNFPHGIDIINTADYFALSSRANSYLHVAVSIAQYDGYIYQFVDELLNSKICHWDKGLRELAATALSSLVKFEPEFFANEVLEKLVPCTLSSDLCMRHGATLAIGEVVLALHRHNYVISTDKQKIAAGVVPAIEKARLYRGKGGEIMRSAVSRFIECISQAQVSLTEKIKRSFLDTLNENLKHPNCHIQNAAVEALRHYVPAYLLSTENKGVTDIVSRYLEQLTDPNVAARRGSALALGVMPFEFLAKGWKSVLTKLCSSCQIEDNPEDRDAEARKNAVKGLVSVCETLTEAGESSAFLCGEDGSWVREAAMDGLERCTYILCKRYSINQEPGSDLELKRSDSSNSDQISSYFDADLANNLVGGIVKQAVEKMDKIRESAARILQRILHNKATFVPHIPHREILEQIVPDEVDLKWGEPTFSYPLFVQLLQVTCYSKYVVSGLVISIGGLQDSLRKASLNALLDYLQSTVTEGHSDSRVFRLSMDILWVLQKYRRCDRVIIPTLKTIEILFSRKILLNMEVQTPVFCAGVLDSLSTELRGTKDFSKLYSGIAILGYIASISDPVNQRAFSHLLTFLGHRYPKIRKSAAEQVYLVLLENGDLIDEDKLNEATEIITETCWEADIEEAKKRRLQLCEMANLGTAQIVKATEKESKKVVEKRLESADENASYSSLVGSAGF from the exons ATGGAGGAGAAGATGGAAATGCAGGAATCATCGTCATTGCTATCGACATTGCACGAAGGAGAAGAAGACGACGAGCACGATTCCAAGGAGAGGGTTTTGCAGCGGTACTTCCTACAGGAATGGAAGCTTGTGAAATCCCTGCTCGATGGCATCGTTTCCGTTCGCCGCGTCTCCGATCTCTCCGCCGTCCACAAGATCCGGTCCATT ATGGACAAGTATCAGGAGCAAGGTCAACTGATAGAGCCTTATCTCGAGAGTATAGTTTCTCCACTGATGGATATTGTCCGCTCGAGAACCATGGAGTTAGGGGCAACCTCTGATGAAATTCTGGAAGTGATCAAGCCTATATCCATCATCATTTATTCCCTGGTTACAGTTTGTGGATACAAATCTGTCATCAAGTTCTTCCCCCATCAGGTTTCTGATTTAGAACTTGCAGTATCTCTTTTGGAGAAATGCCATAACACGAATGCTGCAACATCATTGAGGCAAGAGAGTACTGGAGAGATGGAAACAAAATGCATCATACTTCTTTGGCTTTCTATTCTAGTATTGATTCCTTTTGATATATCCTCTGTGGATACTAGTATAGCCAATAGCAACTGTGCTGGGAGAGATGAGCCTCCTCCATTGGTGGTGAGAGTTTTAGAATTCTGTAAGGACTATTTATCAAATGCAGGTCCTATGCGTACCATATCTGGATTGCTGCTATCAAGACTCTTAACACGCCCGGATATGTCGAAGGCATTTACCAG CTTTATCGACTGGACGCATAAAATTCTCACTTCTGCTGAGGACAGTGTTATAGATCACTTCCGATTGTTAGGTGCAGTTGAAGCTCTGGCTGCCATTTTTAAG TCTGGTAGCACTTCTGTTCTGCTGAATGTGGTCCCAGTTCTATGGAATGACGCATCAATTTTGATAAAGTCTCGTACTGCTGCTCGAAGTTCTTTACTTCGCAAGTACCTTGTGAAGCTAACCCAGCGGATTGGGCTTACTTGCCTACCTCATCGTTCGGCAACATGGCGCTACAGG GGTAGAAGTAAAACTCTTGAATCTTTACATGTGACAAGAGATTGTAACCAATTAAATGACTCGGTGAGCATAAACTCCTGTGGTGACTCTCAAGAGACAAGCTGCCTTGAAGAGGAAGATATGGATGTTCCAGATATCATAGAAGATATTATAGAACTTCTGCTGTCAGGATTGAGAGATACG GACACTGTTGTGCGATGGTCTGCTGCAAAAGGTATTGGCCGCATTACCTCACGTCTAACTTATTCTCTTTCAGATGAAGTCCTGTCATCTGTATTGGAGCTCTTTTCTCCTGGTGAG GGAGATGGCTCATGGCATGGTGGGTGCTTGGCATTGGCCGAATTGGCACGCCGAGGATTGCTCCTACCAATCAGTTTTCCTAAAGTTGTTCCTTTTATCATAAAG GCTTTACACTATGATATTCGAAGAGGACCTCATAGTGTTGGATCTCACGTACGTGATGCTGCTGCTTACGTTTGCTGGGCTTTCGGTCGTGCATATTACTACGGAGACATGAAAAATGTGCTGGAACAGCTGGCACCACATCTTCTGACAGTGGCCTGCTACGACCGTGAG GTTAACTGCAGAAGAGCAGCAGCTGCTGCTTTCCAGGAGAATGTTGGGAGACAAGGAAATTTTCCCCATGGcattgatataataaatacagcTGATTATTTTGCACTGTCCTCTCGAGCAAACTCATATCTTCATGTTGCTGTTTCAATTGCTCAGTACGACGGCTACATTTATCAATTTGTGGATGAACTTTTAAATAGTAAGATCTGCCATTGG GACAAGGGTTTGAGGGAACTTGCTGCCACTGCTCTCTCTTCTCTTGTAAAATTTGAGCCtgaattttttgctaatgAAGTTTTGGAGAAATTAGTTCCTTGCACTCTATCATCTGATTTGTGCATGCGGCATGGTGCAACCTTGGCAATTGGGGAAGTGGTTTTGGCTCTACATAGGCACAACTATGTTATTTCCACAG ATAAGCAGAAAATCGCTGCTGGTGTAGTTCCTGCCATTGAGAAAGCACGGCTTTATCGCGGTAAAGGAGGAGAAATAATGCGTTCTGCTGTTTCTCGCTTCATTGAATGCATTTCACAAGCTCAAGTATCTCTGACTGAGAAGATAAAACGAAGTTTTCTTGACACCCTCAATGAGAATCTGAAACATCCCAATTGCCACATACAG AATGCCGCTGTTGAAGCCCTTAGGCACTATGTTCCTGCTTACCTTTTATCCACGGAAAACAAGGGAGTCACTGATATTGTATCAAGATACCTTGAACAGTTGACCGATCCAAATGTGGCTGCCAGACGAGGATCAGCTCTCGCACTAGGTGTTATGCCCTTCGAGTTTCTGGCTAAAGGGTGGAAATCTGTATTAACTAAACTCTGTAGTTCATGTCAAATTGAG GATAATCCCGAAGATAGGGATGCCGAAGCACGTAAGAATGCTGTCAAAGGACTAGTATCTGTTTGTGAAACTTTAACTGAGGCAGGAGAATCTTCTGCTTTCTTGTGTGGAGAAGATG GTTCTTGGGTTCGTGAAGCTGCAATGGATGGCCTTGAGAGATGTACATATATTCTGTGCAAGAGATATTCCATAAATCAAGAGCCAGGATCTGATTTAGAACTCAAAAGAAGTGATAGCTCCAATAGTGATCAGATCAGTTCATATTTTGATGCAGATTTAGCAAATAATTTAGTTGGAGGCATTGTCAAGCAAGCTGTGGAGAAGATGGATAAAATAAGGGAATCAGCAGCAAGGATTCTCCAGAGAATCCTGCATAATAAAGCGACTTTTGTACCACATATCCCGCACAGGGAAATTCTTGAACAAATAGTTCCAGATGAGGTTGATCTCAAGTGGGGG GAGCCAACATTCTCATATCCTCTTTTTGTTCAGCTTCTTCAAGTTACTTGTTATAGTAAATATGTTGTGTCTGGACTGGTTATCTCTATTGGCGGGCTACAAGATTCTTTAAGAAAGGCATCACTAAATGCTTTGTTAGACTATCTTCAGAGCACAGTGACTGAAGGACACAGTGACTCTCGAGTGTTCCGTCTATCAATGGACATTCTATGGGTTCTTCAAAAATATAGAAGATGCGACAGAGTCATCATACCCACTCTGAAG ACTATCGAGATTCTTTTTAGCCGAAAGATATTGTTGAACATGGAG GTTCAAACTCCCGTTTTTTGTGCTGGTGTTTTGGATTCTCTCTCTACAGAGTTGAGAGGAACAAAGGACTTCTCAAAGTTATATTCTGGAATTGCAATACTTGGATATATTGCTTCAATTTCAGACCCTGTCAACCAAAGGGCATTCTCTCACCTCCTGACTTTTCTGGGCCACCGGTATCCCAAG ATCCGGAAGTCAGCTGCTGAACAAGTGTACCTTGTCCTTCTAGAAAATGGAGATCTAATAGACGAGGACAAGCTAAACGAAGCCACAGAAATCATCACAGAAACCTGCTGGGAAGCAGACATTGAAGAGGCAAAGAAAAGAAGGTTACAGCTCTGTGAAATGGCCAATCTTGGAACTGCGCAAATAGTAAAAGCTACTGAGAAAGAATCCAAAAAGGTCGTTGAAAAGCGGCTGGAATCTGCCGATGAAAACGCATCATACTCATCATTAGTGGGGTCAGCTGGATTCTAG
- the LOC105173359 gene encoding auxin-responsive protein SAUR36, translated as MGRIRGFLLKHRVALFLRQVFRQRFALASYRRLSPPQTIRVKPFSGLISWTRRLRTKAKAIVASNHEMDRGYIRVGQEPAIEKPVPAPKGYMGVYVGQKDGDHQRVLVPVVYFNHPLFGDLLKESENEYGFDHPGGITIPCRISEFERVQTRIKAVRCTRKLLKWTRPR; from the coding sequence atgggTAGGATACGAGGTTTCTTGCTAAAACACCGAGTCGCCCTATTTCTCCGGCAGGTTTTCCGGCAGAGGTTCGCGCTGGCGTCGTACCGCCGACTAAGTCCACCTCAAACCATCCGGGTCAAACCCTTCTCTGGGCTGATCAGCTGGACCCGCCGCCTGAGGACAAAAGCAAAGGCAATAGTAGCAAGCAATCATGAGATGGATCGAGGTTACATCCGGGTCGGGCAAGAACCGGCTATTGAGAAACCCGTGCCCGCCCCGAAAGGGTACATGGGAGTTTATGTGGGTCAGAAAGATGGTGATCATCAGAGGGTTTTGGTGCCCGTGGTGTACTTCAACCACCCTTTGTTTGGGGATTTGCTGAAAGAGTCAGAAAACGAATACGGGTTTGATCATCCGGGTGGGATTACCATCCCCTGTCGGATCTCGGAGTTTGAGCGTGTCCAGACCCGGATCAAGGCGGTTCGGTGTACCCGGAAGTTGCTGAAGTGGACCCGACCCCGGTAG